One genomic segment of Actinoplanes ianthinogenes includes these proteins:
- a CDS encoding GMC oxidoreductase: MSYDYDVLVIGSGFGGSVTALRLTEKGYRVGVLEAGRRFTDDQFATTSWRLRDYVYAPALGCYGILRLTLLKNVLIMSGAGVGGGSLGYANTLYEPPDAFYADPQWSGITDWKAALAPYYDQAKRMLGVTINPVETESDRALRAVADDLGVGDSYRRTPVGVYFGSEPGAVAADPFFGGAGPERKGCTLCGSCMTGCRENAKNTLVKNYLYLAERAGAEVLERTTVRDVRPLPDGGYVVATRRTGGLAKRTFTAEQVVFAAGALGTQRLLHKLRDRGSLPAISARLGELSRTNSESILGARTRRRDRDFSHGVAITSSIHPDAVTHVEPVRYGPGSNLLALLSTVMVDDAGRQPRWWAGLKALARAGRDLRLYVSPRDWSRQTVVLLAMQPLDNSITVFRRRGRLTSRPGVGEPNPDWVPAAHDVARRTAEKVDGVPLGSYTELIGKPVTGHFIGGCAIGADADSGVVDPYHRLYGYPGLHVIDGSTVAANLGVNPSLTITALAERAVAMWPNVGESDPRPLTGYVSVNPVEPVKAVVPADAPAALRLRISG; this comes from the coding sequence ATGTCGTACGACTACGACGTCCTCGTGATCGGCTCCGGGTTCGGGGGCAGCGTGACCGCGCTGCGCCTGACCGAGAAGGGCTATCGCGTCGGCGTCCTCGAGGCCGGGCGCCGCTTCACCGACGACCAGTTCGCCACGACGTCCTGGCGGCTGCGTGACTATGTGTACGCCCCGGCGCTCGGTTGCTACGGCATCCTCCGGCTCACCCTGCTCAAAAACGTGCTGATCATGTCGGGGGCGGGGGTCGGCGGTGGCTCGCTCGGGTACGCGAACACGCTGTACGAGCCGCCGGACGCGTTTTACGCCGACCCGCAGTGGTCCGGGATCACGGACTGGAAGGCGGCCCTGGCCCCCTATTACGACCAGGCCAAACGCATGCTCGGGGTGACGATCAACCCGGTCGAGACGGAATCTGATCGCGCGCTGCGGGCGGTGGCCGACGACCTGGGAGTCGGGGACAGCTATCGGCGTACGCCAGTGGGGGTCTACTTCGGAAGCGAACCCGGCGCCGTGGCGGCGGACCCGTTCTTCGGCGGGGCCGGGCCGGAGCGCAAGGGCTGCACGCTGTGCGGGTCGTGCATGACCGGGTGCCGGGAGAACGCCAAGAACACGCTGGTCAAGAACTATCTCTACCTGGCCGAGCGGGCGGGGGCGGAGGTGCTCGAGCGGACCACGGTGCGGGACGTGCGGCCGCTTCCCGACGGTGGCTACGTGGTCGCCACGCGGCGGACCGGCGGGCTGGCGAAACGGACGTTCACGGCGGAGCAGGTGGTCTTCGCGGCCGGGGCGCTCGGCACCCAGCGGCTGCTGCACAAGCTGCGGGACAGGGGCAGCCTGCCGGCGATCTCGGCGCGGCTCGGTGAGCTGAGCCGGACCAACTCGGAGTCGATCCTGGGCGCCCGCACCCGGCGGCGGGACCGGGACTTCAGCCACGGTGTCGCGATCACCTCCTCGATCCATCCGGATGCGGTCACGCACGTCGAGCCGGTGCGTTACGGGCCGGGAAGCAACCTGCTGGCGTTGCTCTCGACAGTGATGGTGGACGACGCGGGGCGGCAGCCGCGGTGGTGGGCCGGGCTCAAGGCGCTGGCGAGGGCGGGGCGGGACCTGCGGCTTTACGTGTCGCCGCGGGACTGGTCGCGGCAGACCGTGGTGCTGCTGGCCATGCAGCCGCTGGACAACTCGATCACGGTGTTTCGCAGGAGGGGGCGGCTGACCAGCCGGCCCGGGGTGGGTGAGCCGAATCCGGACTGGGTGCCGGCGGCGCACGACGTGGCTCGGCGGACCGCGGAGAAGGTGGACGGGGTGCCGCTCGGGTCGTACACCGAGTTGATCGGGAAGCCGGTGACCGGGCATTTCATCGGGGGGTGCGCGATCGGGGCGGACGCTGACTCCGGGGTGGTGGATCCGTATCACCGCCTCTATGGGTATCCGGGGCTGCACGTGATCGACGGGTCCACGGTGGCGGCGAATCTCGGGGTCAATCCGTCGCTGACGATAACCGCG
- a CDS encoding alpha/beta fold hydrolase — protein MTSLTHHRRGSGPPLLLIHGIGSHWQVWNPVLPLLEPHRDVIAIDLPGFGTSPIWPAPPPGVRPGSVPHLAGLVATFLDALGLDEVEIAGSSMGGGIALELGRRGRARAVTAFSPVGFWPPGGARWGRFVVGAARAGSAALDPLLPRLMAARAGRVVLCAPFYAKPAGLAVDECVAAARALAGAPGFSASRAAFRDLTPWALQDHGALSRIPVTIAWGTRDAVLPYRKQAFRARTALPGARHVPLPGCGHLPFPDAPARCADLVLRPAPV, from the coding sequence ATGACGTCGCTGACCCATCACCGGCGCGGGTCCGGCCCGCCCCTGCTGCTGATCCACGGCATCGGCAGCCACTGGCAAGTGTGGAACCCGGTGCTCCCCCTGCTGGAGCCGCACCGCGACGTCATCGCGATCGACCTGCCCGGCTTCGGCACGTCGCCGATCTGGCCCGCGCCGCCGCCCGGCGTCCGCCCCGGCTCGGTGCCGCACCTGGCCGGCCTGGTCGCCACCTTCCTGGACGCGCTCGGCCTCGACGAGGTGGAGATCGCCGGCAGTTCGATGGGCGGCGGGATCGCCCTGGAGCTGGGCCGCCGCGGCCGGGCCCGCGCGGTGACCGCGTTCTCGCCGGTCGGGTTCTGGCCGCCGGGCGGCGCGCGCTGGGGACGGTTCGTGGTCGGCGCCGCCCGGGCCGGCAGCGCGGCGCTGGATCCGCTGCTTCCCCGGCTGATGGCAGCGCGGGCGGGGCGGGTGGTGTTGTGCGCGCCGTTCTACGCCAAGCCGGCGGGGCTGGCCGTGGACGAGTGCGTCGCCGCCGCCCGGGCGCTGGCCGGAGCGCCGGGGTTCTCGGCGTCGCGAGCGGCGTTCCGGGACCTGACGCCGTGGGCGCTTCAGGATCACGGTGCGCTGAGCCGGATACCGGTCACCATCGCCTGGGGCACCCGGGATGCCGTCCTGCCGTACCGTAAGCAGGCTTTCCGGGCGCGGACCGCGCTGCCCGGCGCGCGCCATGTGCCGCTGCCCGGGTGTGGCCACCTGCCTTTCCCGGACGCCCCGGCCCGCTGCGCCGACCTGGTCCTGCGTCCCGCCCCGGTCTGA
- a CDS encoding SIR2 family NAD-dependent protein deacylase, translated as MDLNEAAKLLGQARHVVVFTGAGMSAESGVPTFRDALTGLWSRFDAQALATPQAFDEDPALVWGWYEWRRQLVQRVRPHQGHLAVARMAAHTPELTVLTQNVDDLHERAGSTSVTHLHGSLFAPRCTECTRPAPVPDTTGDQPDEGRRVDPPRCPHCDGLIRPGVVWFGEALPQEALEAAAVAASTCDVLLTVGTSGLVYPAAEIPRLATRYGAAVIQVNPQPTPLDPIARVNLRGPAAEVLPSLVSTAWPQ; from the coding sequence ATGGACCTGAACGAGGCCGCGAAACTACTGGGACAGGCCCGCCACGTGGTCGTCTTCACCGGCGCCGGCATGTCCGCGGAGAGCGGCGTGCCCACGTTCCGGGACGCCCTGACCGGCCTGTGGTCCCGCTTCGACGCCCAGGCGCTGGCCACCCCGCAGGCATTCGACGAGGACCCGGCCCTGGTCTGGGGCTGGTACGAGTGGCGCCGCCAACTGGTCCAGCGAGTCCGCCCCCACCAGGGTCACCTGGCCGTCGCCCGGATGGCCGCGCACACCCCGGAGCTGACCGTCCTCACCCAGAACGTCGACGACCTGCACGAACGCGCCGGCTCCACGTCGGTCACCCACCTGCACGGCAGCCTGTTCGCCCCGCGCTGCACCGAGTGCACCCGCCCGGCGCCCGTCCCGGACACCACCGGCGACCAGCCGGACGAGGGCCGCCGCGTCGACCCCCCACGCTGCCCGCACTGCGACGGCCTGATCCGCCCCGGCGTCGTCTGGTTCGGCGAAGCCCTCCCGCAGGAGGCCCTGGAAGCCGCCGCCGTAGCCGCCTCCACCTGCGACGTCCTGCTCACCGTCGGCACGTCCGGCCTGGTCTACCCGGCCGCCGAGATCCCCCGCCTGGCCACCCGTTACGGCGCCGCGGTGATCCAGGTGAACCCCCAGCCCACCCCGCTCGACCCGATCGCCCGAGTGAATCTGCGCGGACCCGCCGCCGAGGTCCTTCCGTCCCTCGTCTCCACGGCCTGGCCGCAGTGA
- a CDS encoding AMP-binding enzyme yields MYISGGENVYPAEVEAAIFEHPGVAEVAVVGVPDGKWGEVGRAFVVPRQGCALQPDDVPAFLRERLAKYKIPVYVDVIDELPKTGSNKVRKGPLRALPLPQRS; encoded by the coding sequence ATGTACATCTCCGGCGGGGAGAACGTCTACCCGGCCGAGGTGGAGGCGGCCATCTTCGAACACCCCGGGGTGGCGGAAGTGGCCGTGGTCGGGGTGCCGGACGGGAAGTGGGGAGAGGTGGGGCGGGCGTTCGTCGTACCCCGGCAGGGTTGCGCTCTGCAACCGGACGACGTGCCGGCCTTTCTGCGGGAACGGCTCGCCAAGTACAAGATCCCGGTTTACGTCGACGTGATCGACGAGTTGCCGAAGACCGGCTCGAACAAGGTGCGCAAAGGTCCGCTGCGGGCGCTGCCCCTTCCGCAGCGGTCATGA